The Thunnus thynnus chromosome 13, fThuThy2.1, whole genome shotgun sequence genome segment ATGCTTCGGTTAACTTTGCGGAGTTCTCCAAGAAGTGCTCCGAGCGATGGAAGGTAtgtatgatgatgtcataaacTTGTAGTCTTAGATAGTTGGATCAGATGCAACTCTTTACTGATGTATATCATTGTATTGGATGATTTTATATGTATAGTACTTAAATACAGATGTTCACGTTGTAAAATGAGTAAGAAAACAACCTGGGTGTTGCCACAGCTGGTACCAATAGCtagttgtctctctgttttcagACAATGTCTGCTAAGGAGAAGGGCAAATTTGAGGACCTGGCTAGACAGGACAAGGCGCGTTATGAGAGGGAGATGATGAGCTACGTTCCAGTCAggggaggaaagaagaagaagttcaaGGACCCCAATGCCCCCAAGAGACCCCCGTAAGTATTACAAGTCTACACTTAATGATTTCATAACCTTTTGCAATTGAAATACAGTGtagcagaacaaaacaaatctgaatCATAGGCGGCTGACTCATGTTGACACAATGTCGAACATGTCATGTTGGATAAATGACAAGCTCATTCTTTTTCCCGCTTTCTGTCCAGATCTGCCTTCTTCATCTTCTGCTCAGAGTTCCGCCCTAAGGTCAAAGGGGAGAGCCCTGGTCTGTCCATTGGAGATGTTGCCAAGCGGCTGGGCGAGATGTGGAATGGCACTGCTGCAGAGGACAAGCAGCCCTATGAGAAAAAGGCCGCTAAGCTGAAGGAGAAGTATGAGAAGGTAAAGAAACGGTGATCAGTTGTATTGATGATGCCAGGGGATACTTATGTTGTGCTCTTCATCCTTGTCAagctttaaatacaaatattacGGACAGTGTTGGGGTCTCaacagcttttttaaaaaaaaaaacaacttcattcCTTCATCACAGGACATTGCAGCATATCGCGCTAAGGGCAAAACAGGCGGCGGAGCACCAGGAAAAGCCCCTGCCAAGGCGGTGGAGAAGAaggatgatgacgatgatgatgatgacgaggatgacgaggaggaggaggacgatgatgatgaggatgatgatgagtaGATGGCGGTTGACATATATAGTGGTCATTTTCTTGTTTATAAAGCATTTAACCCCCTTGTACACACTTCACTTACTGAAAGGAAATACATTAGTATCcaaggggtaaaaaaaaacaacaaaaaaggctGTGTATATCAGTTGTTTTTATGCTGTAcagtttttttctcctttttgtatAGTTAACACTACACAAGTATCGTGTCTGTGTCTTTCTGCCAGTCTTATTTTTTCCAGTGTTAGTTCCTAGACCACTATCCTGCCTGGTACAGTGTCAAGGGGTGGGCTTACAGTATTTACCCTAGCTAGAGGTGCacagcacataaaaaaacattctgaGTTAGATCTGAGtgttccttcttttttttccttttttgttttctgtgtgtttttattttaaatgacatgTTATCAAAAATTGACGTATCACAGTTGTTTTACTGATCTTTATGTACCACTGTAATagcaaaaataagaaaaaaacgcCTTGTTTATTGTTGAAATTTAAATTGCTTCTGAtgtcaataaacattttttttttaataaatttgatttgttttgtttttgtgtccaaGTGAAAATATTGAAGGTATTGCTCATTTTCCTTCAAGGTTCCTTCTCCCAAGATGAAATGGGGCCCACATGTTTTGGTAGAAGCAGACTAGTTTAAGTGAATATTAATACAcaataaacaagtaaaaactacaatatgGCTGGTCCAGAAGAGTATGAGGAAAGAAGTATGCACCAGAATATAATGCTCTGTAAAGCTGTCATCACTGCAGCCACAATCAATGAAATacaattaaatttaaaacaattaaaacataataaatgatcaAAGTATGATGCAACAGTGTACCACTGCTTCTGAAACAAATAGTCATCACTGAGACTATCCTTCTCAGTAAATGTTCCAAGACCTAAGAGTCATTCATTTTGATCTTAGGAGGTGAGATTTGTGTGTTAACTTGCATCGCTTCCTACTCAGTAAATTTGAGTTGACATGTCAGTGCCCGGAGACGATTAAATAGAGCAGGAAAGCATCTAACGACCATGCCTCGATAAGCTGTTCCTATGAAGAATGACTCATCACCACTACTGTATGAGTCCTGTCCTTTTTACTGTGGTTGTATGCAAACAAGCTGTGCATAGAAGCTCTTTGCCCCGGTGGAGGTACGCTAAAAGTTGTAGCATTACTGTCTGCTCTGCATGCCAACATGCATCACTGactcttcctgttttatttagaTACAGCTGCTTCATCTCTCACGTACTCCCTAGGTCTCATCCagggtataaaaaaaaaaaaaaaaaaaacacacacatttatataagAAGGATTATGTGCTTTGAAAAACCCAGTGACATAAGAATATGGCTGGTGTATAAACCACCGCAGTCCAAACCTTAAAaggcacactcacacacacattctgtacATTGTGGTCTTGACAACACAGTTTACCCCTATGGGAGAGAGCCTATGTAGACAGGGGGGTTACCAACTGTCAGCCTGGGCATACACAAGTATTCATAGAAATGAGCCGAGCAGCACAAACGTGTCTCTGATCTGCGGTGTAAATTACAAGGATGTGTGTCTTCTTCTCCTGTGTTGTGAATCTCTGCACTAATGTCAGGCCTTGGCCTACTGAATGAGCCTTGGTGTGAAGTAGGCTAGAGGAcaggcgcgcacacacacacacacggggcaGCCAGTAGCTGACCTCTGCACTGCTATGATAAAACCCAGCCAGTCCCTGAAGGTGACGTAGCCCCCTGCTATccctgatcacacacacacctactgaTGATGCTTGTTTTCTTCTATTACATATGAAACCAGTGGATGATGATAGCAACGATGACATTTCCTAAACCCTCAACCTTGGGACATATCATGGATGTGTCGTCTACGTCTGTTATTGTCTCTGAAAAG includes the following:
- the hmgb1a gene encoding high mobility group protein B1a, with the translated sequence MGKDPTKPRGKMSSYAYFVQTCREEHKKKHPDASVNFAEFSKKCSERWKTMSAKEKGKFEDLARQDKARYEREMMSYVPVRGGKKKKFKDPNAPKRPPSAFFIFCSEFRPKVKGESPGLSIGDVAKRLGEMWNGTAAEDKQPYEKKAAKLKEKYEKDIAAYRAKGKTGGGAPGKAPAKAVEKKDDDDDDDDEDDEEEEDDDDEDDDE